GCGGGGGTCGCTCACGGGCCCCTCCTGCGGGGTCTCGACAGGTCTCGGAGTCGGCCCCCCAGCATCCGCCGCGCCCCCCGGCGCGGCCCCGCCCGCCATGCCGGGGGCGGGCGGACGGGGCCCGGACGGGTTCGGGAAGGGGGCCCGGATGGGGGAGGCGGGCCCGGACGGAGGGGAGGCGCGCGGCCTGTCACGCGCCTGTGACAGTCGGCGGACAGGTTCGTGAAGTCCCGGAGCCAGTCTTTTAACCAGAGAACGAAACGGACATTTCGCCCCAAGTTCTCTGGACCCGATCCTCCCCCTCCCCCCTCTCACCTGGAGTCATCCTCATGTTCCGTTCCACCTCCCGGAAGCAGCGTTTCGCGATGTACGCCGTCTCGGCCGCGATCGTCGGAGGAGGCGTGCTGGTGCCCACCAGCGCTTTCGCCGCCCCCGCAGCCGCCGGTACGACCTCGGTCGCTGCCCAGGCGAAGAGCGGCCACGAGAGCGACCACAAGAAGGAGAAGTGGGAGAAGAAGGACAAGAAGCACGACAAGGGCAAGAAGCACCAGAAGCACGACAAGGGCAAGAAGCACGGCAAGGGCAAGAAGAACAAGGTCCGCGACGTGGAGAACATGCCGGGCTGCAAGTTCTACCAGGGCAAGGTCTACTGCGAGCACAAGCCCGACAAGCCCGCCCCCGCCCCCGCGCCGGCCCCGAACACCAACCCGGCGGACAAGGAGAACCCCGACAAGGTCCCCGCCAAGCCGAACCCGGCCCCTCCGTCCGCCCCCAAGGCCGCAAGCTGAACCACCCGCGCCCCGTGAACCGGCCCGGCCCCCGCCCGCACCCCCGCCCCCGGGGTGCGGCCGGGGGCCGCCGCACGTCCGCGGGACGGAGCCGGCCGGATTCGAACCGGCGTCCTCACGGTTTTGGAGACCGCGCGCGACGACCTCTGCGCTACGACCCCGCCCCGCCCGGCATCCTAAGGGCCGTCCCGCAATCCCCGGCGGGCGCGCGGCGCCGCACCCCTCACCGCACCCCCCTCACCGCACCGGCGGGTGCGCCGACAGCCAGTGCCGGGCGATCTCCTCCCGCGTCGCCAGCCACGCCCCGCCCCGCTGTTCAAGGTGTCTCAGGAAGCCGTCCAGCGCACGGATGCGCCCCGGCCGCCCGATGATCCGGCAGTGCATGCCCACACTCATCATCCGCGGCCGCTCCCCGCCCTCGGCCCACAGCGTCTCGAAGGTGTCGACGAGATAGGCGAGCATGTCGTCGGCGGTCGTGAAGCCGTGGACGATCAGGAACTTGAAATCGTTCGCGTCCAGGCTGTACGGCACCACCAGGTGCGGGCGCCCACCCGTCTCGGCATAGAACGGCAGATCGTCGGAGTAGTCGTCGCTGTCATAGAGGAAACCGCCCCCGGCCACCAGGCGCCGCGTGTTCGCACTGGTCCGCCCGGTGTACCAGCCCACCGGCCGGCGCCCCACCAGCCGCCCGATCACCGCCGCCGTCTCCGCGATGTCGGCCCGCTCCACCTCCTCGGGCACCTGCCGGTAGTCGATCCACCGCCGGCCGTGGCCCGCCACCTCCCAGCCCGCCGCGCCCATCGCACGCGCCGCCTGCGGGTTGCGCTCCAACGCCTGCCCCACGGCGAAGACGGTCAGCGGCGCGCCGTACGCCGCCAGCGTGCGGTGGATCCGCCAGAAACCGGCACGCGCACCGTAGGCGAACATCGACTCCGCGTTCAGGTCCCGCCCGCCCCTCACGGGCGGCGCACCGACGATCTCATGGAGGTACCCCTCCGACGCCGCATCCCCCTCCAGGACGTTCTGCTCCCCGCCCTCCTCGTAGTTCAGCACCAGACTCACCGCGACACGGGCACCCCCCGGCCACGCGGCGTGCGGCGGCTCGGCCCCGTACCCCACCAGGTCACGCTGCAGCTCGGACACGGCCGCACCCTACCGCCGCCCACCGCGCCCACCGCGCCTCCCGCGCCCGCGTCCCCAGGGCCGGCTGCGCCTGGACTCGCTGCGCAGCGGTCCGCCGGGGCGGCAGGGGGCGGGCGGTGCGAGACTGGCGCCGTGACGGGCGGCAACCGGCAGACGGACCGGCAGACGGACCGGCAGCTGGAGCGGGCCATCCTCGAACTCCTCCGGCGCAGGGCCCCGACCGCGACGATCTGCCCCTCCGACGCCGCGCGGGCCGTGTACGAGGGGGACGGCGACGGCTGGCGCGCGCTCATGGAGCCGGCCCGCCGCGCGGCCCGGCGGCTGGTCGCCGCAGGGAAGGTCGAGATCACCCAGGGCGGCCGCCGAGTCGATCCGGCGAAGGCCCGCGGCCCGATCCGTATCCGCCGCACCCCCTGACCCGGCCCCCGGCTCCGCAGGGCAGCGGCCGGAGAACCCGAACCCCGAACCGCTTATCTCCTTGCATTCCGGTGTAATTCGGACATGGAGTCCGGCCTGTCGAAGGGTACGAGTGGTCACGCTCGGTGAGATCCGGGGGTCCCGGAGGTGAGCCGCCCCATAGGACCCACGTCACACACGAAGGTGGATAGTAGACCGCCAAAGCCTCGTATCGGCCCCTTCTGTGCGGCTCCCACCTGCGTGGATCCCCTGCCGCCCGCCCCCTGGCCCGGGGTGCCTGACTGCGAAGGCCCCTAGTAATGGCGGTCGTTGCCAGGGCTGCGGGGCGTCGGTAGAACTGGATGAGTCGCCGGGCGGCACGGGTTCCCACCCGCCGCTGACGAACCCCTCTCCACCGCGTGAGTGGCTCACGCATGCCCCGGGCATGCCGCGACCGCCCTTGTCCCCTGTGGAAGGTATCTCCGTGTCCAACACCGTCATCCGCCGCATCGCCGCCTCCAAGAAGGCCCTCGCGGGCACCGTCGTCGCCCTCGGTGTCGCCGGTTCCATGCTCGCCGCGGTTCCCGCCCAGGCGGCCCCGACGAGCGCCAAGGCGATCGCCCAGCAGATGATCAAGGACCCGGCGCAGTTCGCGGCCTTCAACAACATCGTTTCCCGCGAGAGCGGCTGGAACCACACCGCCACGAACGCCTCCTCCGGCGCGTACGGCCTGGTCCAGGCCCTGCCGGCCTCGAAGATGGCCTCCGCGGGCGCCGACTGGAAGACCAACCCGGCCACCCAGATCAAGTGGGGCCTGGACTACATGAACGAGCGCTACGGCAGCCCCGTCGGCGCCTGGAACTTCTGGCAGACCCACCACTGGTACTGAGCCGCCACAGGGTAGTCGCCGCACGCATGCGAAAGCGCCCCGGCCGGGATCCCCCGGCCGGGGCGCTTTCGCATGCGTGCGGCCCCCCACCCGCCCGGATCCCAAGCCGCCCGCCCGGATCCCAAGCCGCCCGGCCGGGTCTCAAGCGGGCCGGGCGGGCGGTCCGTCCTCCCGGGGGAACAGGGGTGCCGCGCCGGTCATCTGCAGCAGGCGCTGGAGCTGGGGTGCCGGATCCGCCAGGTGGATCGCGGTGCCGGCCTCGACCGCCCGCAGCCGTGCGGCGAGCAGCGCGTTGAGTCCGGAGGAGTCGCAGAAGGTGACCCGGCTGCAGTCGGTGACGATGCGGTCGGCCTGCGCGGCGTCGACGTGGGCGAGGGCCCGGGTCAGGGCGCGGGTCAGGAACGGGGCGGTGACGATGTCGATCTCGCCTGCGGGCCGGACCGCGACCACGCGGCCGACGATCTCGACGACGGGCTCTGCACCGGTCTTCGCGCCGGTCTCCCGGTCGGGGTGTTCGGCCATGGGATCCCTCCTCGGATCGCGGCCGGTGGGCGAGGGTCGTTCGCACACGGGCTTCAGGAGTTGCGCTGGTCGTTGCTGTCGCGGCGGAGCCGGTCGGCGTGGCGGGTCATGGCGTCGATACGGTCGGCCAGTTCGGCGTCGCCGGGCCCCAGATGGGGCCGGGTGCCGGCCAGCGGGCCCACCAGGCGGGCGGCGTCGTCGCCGCCCAGGGCCAGGTTGAGTTCGCCGACGGCCCCCTCGGCGCCCGGCGGGAGGCCGGTGAGCGAGGTGACCTGGCCCGCCAGGCGGCGCAGGTCGGCCGCGTTGTCGCGGGCCCAGGCGGTGACGCTGCGGTCGGCGGCCCGCGCGTCACGGGTGGCCTGCACCCGCTGTTCGCCGGTGCTCCCGGCGGCGCCGGGACGCAGCCGCAGGTAGCGGCGCTCGGCCGCCTGGCGGCTCGCGACCCCCAGGGGCCCGGCGAGCTCCGCCCAGCTGACGCCCTGGCCGCGGGCCGTTTCGATCAGGACGCTCTCCCAGCCGGTGATCCGCTCACGGACCTCGCGGAGCCTGCGCAGGGCCTCCAGGGCCTGCTCCGGACCGCCGCCCCCCGCCGCCGCGCCCGCCGCCGCGCCCGCCGTGTCCGCCGTGTCCGCCTCCGCGCCGCCGGAGGCGCGGTGCGCGTCCTCGACGGCCCGGTGGATGGCCTGCAGCGCCGCGGCGGCGTCCGGGGCGCGGACCGGTGGGACGGGGGGAGAAGTCTCGTTCACGGTGCCCTCCGAAGGCTCGTCACCCGACCCGACACGCACCACCGGCGCGTCATCCATCAGGTGACATTCTACTTGTCATCGCTTCGATGACATGTTACAACGGAAGCACGTTGAAGCGCATTGGCAGTTCCTGCCTGAACCGACTGGAGGTGTTTCGCGATGTTGATGCGCACCGACCCGTTCCGCGAGATGGACCGCATCGTCCAGCAGCTCTCGGGAGCGTCCGGGACCTGGTCGAAGCCGTCCGTCATGCCGATGGACGCCTACCGCGAGGACGACGTGTACGTGATCGCCTTCGACCTGCCCGGAGTGAGCACCGAGGCGATCGACATCGACGTCGAGCGGAACATGCTGACCGTCAAGGCGGAGCGCCGTCCCGTAGCCAAGGGCGACACCGTGCAGATGGAGCTCTCCGAGCGGCCCCTGGGCGTCTTCTCCCGCCAGCTGATGCTGGCCGACACCCTCGACACCGAGCGCATCGAAGCCGACTACGACGCGGGTGTCCTGACCCTGCGGATCCCGATCGCCGAGCGTGCCAAGCCCCGGAAGATCGCCATCGGCGGCGAGTCCGGCCGCAAGCAGATCTCCGGCTGAGCACCCTCTGGCAGCGGCGGAGGGCGGGGAGACCGACCCCCCTCCGGCACCCCGCCCCTCCGCCCTCCGTGCCCCGCCGCCTCCTCCTTCTCCTGCTTCTTCTCGCACCTCACCCCTGCCCCTGCCCCGGAGGTGATGTGGATGCCGATGCGTCCGGACGCGTTCTTGGACCACGTCCGCGAAAGCGGCGAGTACCCCACCCGGGCCGAAGCCGAACGCGCGGCCCGCGTCGTCCTGGCCCTGCTCGGCGCCCACCTGGTGGGCACCGTACGAGCCGAGCTGGCCGCCAGGCTCCCCGAGACCTACGCCCTGATCCTGCTGAACCCGCTGCAGGCCGCCGAACCCCTCTCCCCGGAGCGCTTCGTCCGCGCGACCGCGGCCTGGATCGAAGGCGCCACCGAGAAGACCGCCCTGTGGGACATCGGCGCGGTCCTGTCCACCGTCGCCGACGCGGCCGGCGACACCCTCACCCGCGAGATCCTGCTCCAGCTCCCGGTCGGCTACGACGTCCTCTTCGGCCACCCCCGGCCCACCTGACCGCCCGCCCCGCCCCGTTCCCGCCGTCCCGACGCCGGACCTTCGAAGAGAAAGGCAACCGCAGCACCATGTACGACCAGCCTCGCCCGAACCAGGCGCCGCCCGCCATGACGTTCGACCGGATGCTGGAGCGCGTGCGCTACGAAGGCGCCTACCCCACCGCCGAACGCGCCGAGGAAGCCGTCCGCGCCGTCCTGGCCGCCCTCGGCCGGCAGGTCACCGGAGACGAACGCGTCGACCTCGCCCAGGCCCTGCCCGTCGAGGCCGCCCTCGCCCTGACCGCCCAGATCCCCGGCGTCGAACAGCTCACCGGCTGGGGCTTCGTCAAGGACCTGGCCGCCCGCACCGGCACCACCCCCGCCATCGCCCGCTGGGACACCGGAGCCGTCCTCGCCGTCGTCGCCCGCCTCGCCGGACCCGACCTCCTCGCCCGGATCCTGAACCGGCTCCCCGACGGCTACGCCCTCCTCTTCGGGCAGGCACAGCTGCGCCGGCCCGAGCCCGCCGCCGCCTGACCCCGCCCCTGGCGCCCCGCCCGCCCCCCGGCGCCCCGCCCGCTCCCGGGGCGGCGGCGCCGGCCGCGGCGGGCGGGGCCACGCCGTCAGCTCCCCGTCCCCGCCCGGCCCGCCGGCTCCTCCGGGGCGGCGCCGGCCAGCTTGGAGTGGCGGTAGGAGTAGCCGAAGTAGATGACCAGCCCGAGCAGGAACCACAGCGCGAAGCGGATCCACGTCTCCACCCGCAGGTAGGTGATGAGCCAGACGGAGGCGACCACACCGATGGCCGGGGTGAACGGCATGAGCGGGGTGCGGAAGGTACGCGGCAGGTCGGGGCGCCGGTAGCGCAGCACGATGACCGCCGTACACACGACGGCGAAGGCGAGCAGGATGCCGATGTTCGTCAGCTCCGCCGCCTCCCCGATCGGGACGAGGCCGGCGATGGCCGCGGACGCCACACCGACGATCCACGTCACCCGGGTCGGCACGTGCCGGGTCGGATGCGTCTTGGCGAACCAGCGCGGCAGCAGCCCGTCGCGGCTCATGGAGAACCACACCCGCGTCACACCCAGCATGAACGTGAACATCACCGTGAGGATGCCGATGATCGCCCCGACCGCGATGACGTTCGCGAGCGCGTCCAGCCCGACCGCCTTGAACGCGGTGGAGAAACCGCTCTCCGGGT
This DNA window, taken from Streptomyces sp. TN58, encodes the following:
- the puuE gene encoding allantoinase PuuE; protein product: MSELQRDLVGYGAEPPHAAWPGGARVAVSLVLNYEEGGEQNVLEGDAASEGYLHEIVGAPPVRGGRDLNAESMFAYGARAGFWRIHRTLAAYGAPLTVFAVGQALERNPQAARAMGAAGWEVAGHGRRWIDYRQVPEEVERADIAETAAVIGRLVGRRPVGWYTGRTSANTRRLVAGGGFLYDSDDYSDDLPFYAETGGRPHLVVPYSLDANDFKFLIVHGFTTADDMLAYLVDTFETLWAEGGERPRMMSVGMHCRIIGRPGRIRALDGFLRHLEQRGGAWLATREEIARHWLSAHPPVR
- a CDS encoding DUF3253 domain-containing protein, with translation MTGGNRQTDRQTDRQLERAILELLRRRAPTATICPSDAARAVYEGDGDGWRALMEPARRAARRLVAAGKVEITQGGRRVDPAKARGPIRIRRTP
- a CDS encoding transglycosylase SLT domain-containing protein is translated as MPRPPLSPVEGISVSNTVIRRIAASKKALAGTVVALGVAGSMLAAVPAQAAPTSAKAIAQQMIKDPAQFAAFNNIVSRESGWNHTATNASSGAYGLVQALPASKMASAGADWKTNPATQIKWGLDYMNERYGSPVGAWNFWQTHHWY
- a CDS encoding STAS domain-containing protein, producing MAEHPDRETGAKTGAEPVVEIVGRVVAVRPAGEIDIVTAPFLTRALTRALAHVDAAQADRIVTDCSRVTFCDSSGLNALLAARLRAVEAGTAIHLADPAPQLQRLLQMTGAAPLFPREDGPPARPA
- a CDS encoding HSP18 transcriptional regulator; translation: MNETSPPVPPVRAPDAAAALQAIHRAVEDAHRASGGAEADTADTAGAAAGAAAGGGGPEQALEALRRLREVRERITGWESVLIETARGQGVSWAELAGPLGVASRQAAERRYLRLRPGAAGSTGEQRVQATRDARAADRSVTAWARDNAADLRRLAGQVTSLTGLPPGAEGAVGELNLALGGDDAARLVGPLAGTRPHLGPGDAELADRIDAMTRHADRLRRDSNDQRNS
- a CDS encoding Hsp20/alpha crystallin family protein, which codes for MLMRTDPFREMDRIVQQLSGASGTWSKPSVMPMDAYREDDVYVIAFDLPGVSTEAIDIDVERNMLTVKAERRPVAKGDTVQMELSERPLGVFSRQLMLADTLDTERIEADYDAGVLTLRIPIAERAKPRKIAIGGESGRKQISG
- a CDS encoding DUF2267 domain-containing protein, which produces MPMRPDAFLDHVRESGEYPTRAEAERAARVVLALLGAHLVGTVRAELAARLPETYALILLNPLQAAEPLSPERFVRATAAWIEGATEKTALWDIGAVLSTVADAAGDTLTREILLQLPVGYDVLFGHPRPT
- a CDS encoding DUF2267 domain-containing protein → MYDQPRPNQAPPAMTFDRMLERVRYEGAYPTAERAEEAVRAVLAALGRQVTGDERVDLAQALPVEAALALTAQIPGVEQLTGWGFVKDLAARTGTTPAIARWDTGAVLAVVARLAGPDLLARILNRLPDGYALLFGQAQLRRPEPAAA